In the Cryptococcus decagattii chromosome 12, complete sequence genome, one interval contains:
- a CDS encoding cell division control protein 42, giving the protein MQTIKCVVVGDGAVGKTCLLISYTTNKFPSEYVPTVFDNYAVSVTIGDDPYTLGLFDTAGQEDYDRLRPLSYPQTDVFLVCFSVTSPASFENVREKWFPEIAHHCPGVPALIVGTQVDLRDDPAQMEKLGRQRMKPITPEMGERLARELGAVKYVECSALTQRGLKNVFDEAIVAALEPPMATKKKSKKCLIL; this is encoded by the exons ATGCAGACAATCAAGTGTGTCGTAGTCGGAGACGGTGCCGTTGGAAA GACCTGCTTGCTCATCTCCTACACTACCAACAAGTTTCCATCCGAGTATGTTCCTACCGTCTTTGACAACT ACGCCGTCAGTGTAACTATCGGTGACGATCCATACACTCTTGGTCTCTTTGATACTGCCGGTCAGGAAGATTATGACCGTCTTCGTCCGCTCTCATACCCCCAAACTGATGTCTTCCTCGTTTGCTTCTCTGTAACATCTCCTGCTTCCTTCGAAAACGTCCGGGAAAAGTGGTTTCCCGAAATTGCCCACCATTGCCCCGGCGTTCCCGCACTTATTGTCGGTACACAGGTGGATTTGAGGGATGATCCCGCTCAGATGGAGAAGTTGGGAAggcagaggatgaagcCGATTACTCCGGAGATGGGAGAAAGATTGGCAAGGGAGTTGGGAGCGGTGAAGTATGTGGAGTGTTCGGCCTTGACGCAAAGAGGATTGAAGAACGTTTTTGACGAG GCAATCGTGGCGGCATTAGAACCTCCTATGGCGACCAAGAAAAAGTCGAAAAAGTGCCTCATTCTTTAA